The following coding sequences lie in one Polynucleobacter sp. HIN7 genomic window:
- the rpsI gene encoding 30S ribosomal protein S9, which produces MYGNWNYGTGRRKSSVARVFIKSGKGEITVNGKPIDAYFARETSRMIARQPLALTSNLTTFDIQVNVSGGGETGQAGAVRHGVTRALIDYDAALKPTLSKAGLVTRDAREVERKKVGLHGARRRKQFSKR; this is translated from the coding sequence ATGTACGGAAATTGGAACTACGGAACAGGACGTCGCAAGAGCTCAGTGGCTCGCGTCTTCATTAAATCAGGTAAGGGCGAGATTACCGTGAATGGTAAGCCCATTGACGCTTATTTTGCTCGTGAAACCTCACGCATGATTGCACGTCAGCCTTTAGCGCTGACTAGCAATCTAACCACGTTTGATATTCAAGTGAACGTTAGTGGTGGCGGCGAGACCGGCCAAGCTGGCGCAGTGCGTCATGGCGTAACCCGTGCGCTGATTGATTATGATGCGGCTCTCAAGCCAACCCTGTCAAAAGCTGGATTGGTGACTCGTGATGCTCGTGAGGTTGAGCGTAAAAAAGTTGGTTTACACGGCGCTCGCCGTCGTAAGCAATTTAGTAAGCGTTAA
- the purH gene encoding bifunctional phosphoribosylaminoimidazolecarboxamide formyltransferase/IMP cyclohydrolase, with protein sequence MIRTALLSVSDKSGIVQFAQALHGLGIKLISTGGTAKLLAQEGLPVTEVASLTKFPEMLDGRVKTLHPKVHGGLLARRDSKEHMAAIAEHGIEPIDLLVINLYPFTQTVSQDKCSFEEAVENIDIGGPAMLRAAAKNHQDVTVLISPADYTMVLDEMRRNQNTVSFATNLALAKKVFAHTAQYDGAIANYLSSLDDTQDHQKRHPYPQTLHLAFERVQEMRYGENPHQSAAFYKDLVPPVGSLAHYQQLQGKELSFNNIADSDAAWECVKSISQDQAACVIIKHANPCGVAIADTAEKAYLKALQTDPTSAFGGIIALNRPCDEACATAIAKQFVEVLIAPSFSESARAIFASKQNVRLLEIPLPKEGANPLNQFDFKRIGGGLLVQSSDSKNVLPQELQVVTKRQPSPTELADLMFAWRVAKFVKSNAIVYCANGMTLGIGAGQMSRIDSARIASIKAEHAGLSLKGSAVASDAFFPFRDGLDVVVAAGATSVIQPGGSMRDPEVIEAANEHGIAMVFTSTRHFRH encoded by the coding sequence ATGATTCGTACAGCCCTCCTCTCCGTATCCGATAAAAGTGGCATTGTTCAGTTTGCACAAGCGCTGCATGGCCTAGGCATAAAACTGATCTCAACTGGCGGCACCGCCAAACTATTGGCCCAAGAAGGCTTACCGGTTACTGAAGTGGCAAGCCTCACCAAGTTCCCCGAAATGTTGGATGGTCGGGTCAAAACCTTACATCCAAAGGTTCATGGCGGCTTATTGGCTCGGCGCGACTCCAAAGAACATATGGCCGCCATTGCCGAGCATGGGATTGAACCAATTGATCTATTGGTAATTAATCTTTACCCCTTTACACAAACAGTGAGTCAAGACAAGTGCAGCTTTGAAGAGGCGGTTGAGAATATTGATATTGGTGGACCAGCCATGTTACGTGCTGCTGCTAAAAATCATCAAGATGTCACCGTACTCATTTCCCCAGCGGATTACACAATGGTTTTGGATGAGATGCGCCGTAATCAGAATACAGTGTCGTTTGCAACCAACTTGGCACTTGCAAAAAAAGTGTTTGCCCATACCGCTCAATATGATGGAGCGATTGCGAACTACTTAAGTTCTTTAGACGATACGCAAGATCATCAAAAGCGCCATCCCTATCCACAGACTCTGCATTTGGCATTTGAGCGCGTTCAAGAAATGCGCTATGGTGAGAACCCTCACCAATCTGCAGCGTTTTATAAGGACCTCGTACCACCGGTTGGCAGTCTCGCTCATTACCAACAGCTTCAAGGCAAAGAGTTGTCATTTAACAATATTGCTGACTCGGATGCTGCTTGGGAATGCGTTAAATCCATTAGTCAGGATCAAGCGGCGTGTGTCATTATTAAACATGCCAACCCTTGTGGTGTAGCAATAGCAGATACCGCAGAAAAAGCCTACCTAAAAGCATTACAAACCGATCCAACTTCTGCTTTTGGCGGAATCATTGCACTCAATCGTCCCTGCGATGAGGCATGCGCTACAGCAATTGCAAAGCAATTTGTTGAAGTGCTGATCGCCCCCTCTTTTAGCGAGTCTGCCAGGGCAATCTTTGCTTCCAAACAAAATGTACGTCTTCTCGAAATTCCGCTTCCCAAGGAAGGGGCTAATCCTCTAAATCAATTTGACTTCAAACGCATTGGGGGCGGTCTGTTAGTGCAATCGAGCGATTCAAAAAATGTGCTCCCCCAGGAATTACAGGTGGTAACCAAGCGTCAGCCGAGTCCTACTGAATTAGCAGACCTGATGTTTGCTTGGCGAGTCGCCAAATTTGTGAAGTCTAATGCAATTGTGTATTGCGCCAATGGCATGACTTTAGGAATCGGTGCTGGTCAAATGAGTCGGATTGACTCTGCCCGAATTGCAAGCATTAAGGCTGAGCATGCTGGCCTAAGTCTCAAGGGTTCTGCGGTTGCGAGTGATGCCTTCTTCCCGTTTCGTGATGGTCTGGATGTGGTGGTGGCTGCAGGCGCGACTAGTGTCATTCAGCCCGGGGGCAGCATGCGGGATCCCGAAGTGATTGAGGCGGCTAATGAGCATGGCATTGCAATGGTGTTCACAAGTACGCGACACTTTAGACATTAA
- the dusB gene encoding tRNA dihydrouridine synthase DusB, whose translation MQIGPYSLANALFVAPMAGVTDRPFRQLCKKLGAGYAVSEMIASNAMLWNSEKTLRRANHVGEFKPIAVQIAGADPKMMAQAARLNVDRGAQIIDINMGCPAKKVCNVAAGSALLKDQPLVQQIVDSVVQAVGTGPDAVPVTLKIRTGWDRDHKNAQEIAKIAQEAGISMLTIHGRTRADLYHGDAEYETIAAVKSRISIPVVANGDINSPEKAKQVLHITRADALMIGRAAQGRPWIFREIEHYLKTGELLPPPRVHEIQAILNEHLLDHYAFYGEYTGLRTARKHIAWYCKGLRNSHAFRHQMNSAEDCKTQLQLVNDYFDEMKLHSDHLLFLEAA comes from the coding sequence ATGCAAATCGGTCCTTACTCACTAGCCAATGCTCTATTTGTTGCGCCGATGGCTGGTGTTACCGATCGCCCCTTTCGACAATTATGTAAAAAATTAGGGGCAGGTTATGCGGTCTCGGAAATGATCGCCTCCAATGCCATGCTATGGAATAGTGAAAAAACCTTGAGGCGCGCTAACCATGTTGGCGAGTTCAAACCCATTGCAGTCCAAATTGCAGGAGCAGATCCAAAGATGATGGCGCAAGCAGCTCGCTTGAATGTGGATCGAGGCGCCCAAATCATTGATATCAATATGGGCTGCCCAGCAAAAAAAGTATGCAATGTCGCAGCTGGTTCTGCCCTCCTAAAAGATCAACCTTTAGTTCAGCAAATTGTGGATTCGGTGGTTCAAGCCGTTGGCACTGGCCCTGATGCAGTGCCCGTGACGCTCAAAATTAGAACCGGCTGGGATCGTGATCATAAGAATGCGCAAGAAATTGCAAAAATTGCGCAAGAGGCTGGAATTTCGATGCTCACGATTCATGGACGTACCAGGGCGGACTTGTACCACGGTGACGCTGAGTACGAAACGATTGCGGCTGTAAAGAGTCGCATTTCAATTCCGGTGGTTGCGAATGGCGATATCAACAGCCCTGAGAAAGCCAAGCAGGTTTTGCACATTACTAGGGCGGATGCGCTCATGATTGGACGAGCTGCACAAGGTAGACCCTGGATTTTTCGGGAAATTGAGCACTATCTAAAAACGGGTGAACTCCTGCCTCCCCCACGGGTTCATGAAATTCAAGCGATTCTTAATGAGCATTTGCTCGATCACTACGCATTCTATGGCGAGTACACAGGTCTGCGAACTGCACGTAAGCATATTGCCTGGTACTGCAAAGGCTTACGCAACTCGCATGCGTTTCGTCACCAAATGAATAGTGCTGAGGATTGCAAAACCCAATTGCAACTCGTCAATGATTATTTTGACGAAATGAAGCTCCACTCCGATCATCTTTTATTTTTAGAAGCAGCCTAA
- a CDS encoding helix-turn-helix domain-containing protein: MKSNKHPVTECIEINLQRYLDDLKGTPPNDIYQMVLSVVEKPMLELVMAHAKHNQSLAASYLGINRNTLRKKLLEHRLI, encoded by the coding sequence ATGAAAAGCAATAAACATCCTGTTACAGAATGCATTGAAATCAATTTGCAACGCTACCTCGATGACCTCAAAGGCACGCCGCCCAATGATATTTATCAAATGGTCTTGAGTGTGGTTGAAAAACCGATGTTAGAGCTGGTCATGGCGCATGCCAAGCATAACCAATCTTTAGCAGCGTCCTATTTAGGGATTAATCGCAATACCTTACGCAAAAAACTTTTAGAGCATCGCTTAATCTAA
- the ruvA gene encoding Holliday junction branch migration protein RuvA: protein MIGRIHGTLITISAPKLLIDCHGVGYEVDVPMSTLYQLPPVGQMITLLTHFHVREDQQQLFGFATEAERNAFRALIKISGVGARTALAVLSGMSVSELIQAIATQDPGTLVRVPGIGKKTAERLLLELKGKLAPDLGISQNPSGKPDTTSEVIQALVSLGYSDKEAHLAVRQIPADTSVSDGIKIALKSLSKG, encoded by the coding sequence ATGATTGGACGTATCCATGGCACGCTTATTACGATTTCAGCTCCTAAATTGCTGATTGATTGCCATGGGGTCGGCTACGAGGTCGACGTGCCAATGAGCACTCTCTATCAATTACCACCTGTGGGTCAAATGATTACCCTCCTCACGCATTTCCATGTGCGCGAGGATCAACAACAATTGTTTGGTTTTGCCACCGAAGCCGAACGCAACGCCTTCCGAGCGCTTATCAAGATCAGCGGGGTTGGGGCACGTACTGCCCTAGCGGTACTATCAGGTATGAGCGTGAGTGAGTTGATTCAAGCAATTGCTACCCAAGACCCAGGCACCTTAGTTCGGGTTCCTGGTATTGGCAAAAAGACGGCAGAACGCCTTTTGTTAGAACTCAAAGGTAAATTAGCCCCCGATTTAGGAATTTCCCAGAATCCATCTGGCAAGCCTGATACCACTTCCGAGGTGATTCAAGCATTGGTTTCCTTGGGATACTCGGATAAAGAGGCGCATCTGGCAGTTCGCCAAATCCCTGCCGATACCAGTGTCTCCGACGGGATTAAGATCGCCTTGAAATCTCTTTCAAAAGGTTAA
- the erpA gene encoding iron-sulfur cluster insertion protein ErpA: MTATNTAVDQASAMAEPPVPLIFTDSAAAKVADLIAEEGNPELKLRVFVQGGGCSGFQYGFTFDDAVNEDDTSFEKNGVTLLVDSMSFQYLVGAEIDYKEDINGSQFVIKNPNATTTCGCGSSFSA; the protein is encoded by the coding sequence ATGACCGCTACCAATACCGCTGTTGATCAAGCTTCAGCCATGGCTGAGCCACCAGTGCCATTGATATTTACCGATAGTGCAGCCGCTAAGGTTGCTGACTTAATTGCCGAAGAAGGAAATCCTGAGTTAAAGCTTCGTGTCTTTGTTCAGGGTGGTGGATGTTCAGGATTTCAGTATGGGTTTACTTTTGATGACGCTGTTAATGAAGATGACACCAGTTTTGAAAAAAACGGGGTGACCTTGTTGGTCGATTCGATGAGCTTTCAATATCTTGTTGGCGCAGAGATTGACTACAAAGAAGATATCAACGGTTCGCAGTTCGTGATCAAAAATCCAAATGCAACCACCACCTGTGGATGCGGATCATCTTTTTCAGCCTAA
- the ruvC gene encoding crossover junction endodeoxyribonuclease RuvC: MRWLGIDPGLRTTGFGVIELEGQQLRYVSSGTIESGEVALGLPHRLGTLYQGVQEVLLCYQPDAAAIEEIFLNVNPRSTLMLGQARGAVIAALVSTGLSVSEYSARGVKQAIVGTGRANKTQMQEMVKRLLKLKKSPSPDAADALGVAICAAHHHQVQMSKAKR; the protein is encoded by the coding sequence ATGCGCTGGTTAGGTATCGATCCTGGCTTACGAACTACTGGCTTTGGAGTCATTGAACTTGAAGGCCAACAATTACGCTACGTTAGTTCGGGCACGATTGAGAGTGGCGAGGTTGCCTTAGGCTTACCTCATCGTCTTGGAACCTTGTATCAAGGCGTCCAAGAGGTACTCCTTTGCTATCAGCCCGATGCCGCTGCCATTGAAGAAATCTTTTTAAACGTGAATCCACGCTCTACCCTGATGCTGGGTCAAGCGCGAGGTGCCGTGATTGCTGCCCTTGTATCGACTGGTCTTTCGGTCTCTGAATACAGCGCCCGTGGCGTCAAGCAGGCAATCGTCGGTACTGGCCGGGCCAACAAAACACAAATGCAAGAAATGGTAAAGCGCTTACTCAAGCTCAAAAAAAGTCCATCACCCGATGCAGCCGATGCGCTTGGGGTCGCCATTTGTGCAGCTCACCATCATCAGGTTCAAATGAGTAAAGCAAAGCGTTAA
- a CDS encoding FAD-dependent monooxygenase, with amino-acid sequence MNTFHTVVIQGGGPVGLACAAWLLQKNPRISLTLIDRNPADDEQIQSGDQRGIALSHGSKLLLDTINAWPSNCPAIHRIHVSQVGHFGRALMTREELGQDALGHISRYRDIHLTLRKALRALGAHSPNFVWHHNADESFNTPPAACIVHAEGGLFKQQDWVESGRDYRQAALVGTVDVEHPIAHQAWERFTDEGPLALLPSHLGPNTHNLVWCASPESSQRRLALSDDEFLNELEHSFGRRLGRFTNIANRRLYDLGLNYRKEVCIDHEVWIGNAAQTLHPVAGQGLNLGLRDAYLLAEKLADLFKQRQAVTPNAVKAQLLEYAKSRQIDRRATIGITDFLARVFTSPLLPIQVSRGLALSALAWLPPVKITLAKQMMFGRR; translated from the coding sequence ATGAATACATTTCATACAGTTGTCATTCAAGGCGGGGGTCCTGTCGGTCTTGCCTGCGCAGCTTGGCTTTTACAAAAAAATCCACGCATTAGTCTGACCTTGATTGATCGTAATCCTGCAGATGACGAGCAAATTCAGTCGGGCGATCAACGTGGTATCGCGCTATCGCATGGCAGTAAATTATTACTAGATACGATCAATGCTTGGCCATCCAATTGCCCTGCGATTCATCGAATTCACGTCTCTCAGGTTGGCCACTTTGGTCGAGCCCTAATGACGCGTGAAGAACTCGGGCAGGATGCCTTGGGTCATATTAGTCGCTATCGCGATATTCATCTAACCCTCAGAAAAGCACTGCGGGCTCTGGGGGCCCATTCACCGAATTTTGTGTGGCATCACAATGCGGATGAAAGCTTCAATACACCACCAGCTGCATGCATCGTACATGCCGAGGGTGGGTTATTTAAGCAACAGGATTGGGTCGAGTCAGGCCGCGATTACCGTCAAGCGGCCCTCGTGGGCACTGTGGATGTGGAACATCCAATTGCCCATCAAGCGTGGGAGCGTTTTACCGACGAAGGTCCGCTTGCACTGCTGCCCTCGCATCTAGGGCCCAATACACATAATCTAGTCTGGTGCGCCTCCCCAGAATCGAGTCAACGCCGACTAGCTCTTAGTGATGATGAGTTTCTCAATGAACTGGAGCATAGTTTTGGTCGGCGCCTGGGTCGATTTACTAACATCGCTAATCGTCGTTTGTATGACCTTGGCTTGAACTACCGCAAAGAGGTTTGTATTGATCATGAGGTATGGATTGGCAATGCAGCACAAACCTTGCATCCAGTGGCTGGCCAAGGTCTTAATCTTGGCTTACGCGACGCTTACCTACTTGCTGAGAAACTCGCCGATCTCTTTAAGCAAAGACAGGCGGTAACGCCCAATGCCGTAAAAGCCCAACTGCTTGAGTATGCAAAAAGCCGCCAAATTGATCGGCGCGCAACGATTGGCATTACCGACTTCTTAGCACGCGTGTTCACGTCGCCCTTACTCCCCATTCAGGTCTCGCGTGGCCTAGCACTCAGCGCTCTCGCCTGGCTACCGCCTGTAAAAATAACTCTTGCCAAGCAAATGATGTTTGGCCGGCGCTAG
- the argC gene encoding N-acetyl-gamma-glutamyl-phosphate reductase, producing MIKVGIVGGTGYTGVELLRLLAQHPQVQLHSITSRSEAGMAVAEMFPSLRNRVDLKFTTPENAKLTECDAVFFATPHGVAMAQAKELLAANVKILDLAADFRLQDTKVFEQWYGMPHACPDILREAVYGLPEINREKIKEARVVGLAGCYPTSVQLGLAPLLSPKNGFPKPLIDAQRIIADCKSGTSGAGRKAEIATLLSEASDNFKAYAVKGHRHLPEITQGLKAIAGHDQVALTFVPHLTPMIRGIHSTLYVQLTAEGRSVDFQALYESFYANEPFVDIMPAGSHPETRSVRGSNGMKIAVHRPGGGDILVILVVEDNLVKGASGQGVQCLNIMFGFPESMGLEQIALMP from the coding sequence ATGATTAAAGTCGGTATTGTGGGTGGCACGGGGTATACAGGCGTTGAATTGCTTCGTCTTTTAGCCCAGCATCCTCAGGTTCAACTGCATTCGATCACTTCTCGATCTGAAGCTGGCATGGCCGTTGCTGAAATGTTTCCATCCTTACGCAATCGCGTGGATTTGAAATTTACGACACCAGAGAATGCCAAGCTTACTGAGTGTGACGCTGTATTTTTTGCGACTCCTCACGGTGTGGCAATGGCGCAAGCTAAAGAATTACTCGCAGCCAACGTGAAGATATTGGATCTTGCCGCAGACTTTCGTCTTCAAGACACCAAGGTCTTTGAGCAATGGTATGGAATGCCGCACGCATGCCCAGACATCTTGAGGGAAGCTGTTTATGGTTTGCCTGAAATCAATCGGGAGAAAATCAAAGAGGCTCGGGTTGTTGGCTTAGCAGGTTGCTATCCAACATCCGTACAGTTAGGGCTCGCTCCATTGTTATCACCAAAGAACGGGTTCCCAAAGCCGCTCATTGATGCCCAACGAATCATTGCCGACTGTAAATCTGGAACTTCTGGTGCGGGCCGTAAAGCTGAAATTGCTACCTTGCTATCTGAAGCGAGCGATAACTTCAAAGCGTATGCCGTTAAGGGCCATCGCCATCTACCTGAGATTACGCAAGGCTTAAAGGCCATTGCAGGGCATGATCAGGTAGCGTTGACCTTTGTGCCTCATCTAACCCCGATGATTCGGGGGATCCACTCGACCCTATACGTTCAATTAACCGCAGAGGGTAGATCGGTCGACTTTCAGGCCCTATATGAAAGTTTTTATGCCAATGAGCCCTTCGTGGATATCATGCCAGCGGGTAGCCATCCAGAAACCCGCTCAGTGCGGGGTAGTAATGGCATGAAGATTGCGGTTCATCGTCCTGGCGGTGGCGATATCCTCGTCATTTTGGTGGTTGAAGATAATTTGGTGAAGGGTGCCTCGGGCCAAGGAGTCCAGTGCCTAAACATCATGTTTGGCTTTCCTGAATCCATGGGCCTAGAGCAGATCGCCCTCATGCCATGA
- the ruvB gene encoding Holliday junction branch migration DNA helicase RuvB yields the protein MVIHTDNLDANDGDERIVSPGAGQAEAVFERALRPKQLDEYVGQSKARSQLEIFINATRKRKEALDHVLLFGPPGLGKTTLAHIIARELGVNLRQTSGPVLDRPGDLAALLTNLEENDVLFIDEIHRLSPVVEEILYPALEDYSLDIMIGEGPAARSVKLDLKPFTLIGATTRAGMLTNPLRDRFGIVARLEFYSSAELTKIIERSATLLNAQIDPQGASEIARRARGTPRIANRLLRRVRDYAEVKGSGVITKSMADAALAMLDVDPMGFDVMDRKLLEAILHKFNGGPVGIDNLAAAIGEERDTIEDVLEPFLIQQGYLQRTSRGRIATRQCYEHFGLKAPSSSANLDLLD from the coding sequence GTGGTAATTCATACTGATAACTTAGATGCTAATGATGGTGATGAGCGGATTGTCAGCCCTGGGGCTGGGCAAGCTGAAGCCGTATTTGAGCGCGCCCTTCGACCAAAGCAGCTCGATGAATACGTTGGTCAAAGCAAAGCACGCTCACAACTTGAAATTTTTATCAATGCGACCCGTAAGCGCAAAGAAGCCTTAGATCATGTTTTATTGTTCGGCCCACCCGGTTTAGGCAAAACGACCCTAGCGCACATCATTGCCCGAGAGCTTGGGGTTAATCTTCGACAAACTAGTGGTCCAGTATTGGATCGCCCCGGTGATCTTGCCGCACTTCTTACCAACCTCGAAGAAAACGATGTCCTATTTATTGATGAGATTCATCGGCTCTCACCAGTCGTTGAAGAGATTCTTTATCCAGCTCTTGAGGATTATTCGCTCGATATCATGATTGGTGAGGGTCCTGCAGCCCGCAGTGTGAAGTTGGACCTCAAGCCCTTCACATTAATTGGAGCAACGACGCGTGCTGGTATGCTAACCAATCCCTTGCGCGATCGCTTTGGGATTGTGGCAAGACTTGAGTTTTATTCGTCCGCTGAGCTTACTAAAATTATTGAACGTTCGGCCACCTTACTGAATGCCCAGATTGATCCCCAGGGCGCAAGCGAGATCGCGCGTCGCGCCCGTGGCACTCCTCGGATTGCGAACCGCTTACTTCGTAGGGTTCGGGACTATGCTGAGGTGAAGGGTAGTGGAGTAATCACAAAATCAATGGCTGACGCTGCCCTAGCCATGCTAGATGTTGATCCGATGGGCTTTGATGTCATGGATCGCAAACTACTCGAGGCGATCTTGCATAAATTCAATGGAGGTCCAGTCGGTATTGATAACTTGGCTGCAGCCATTGGCGAAGAACGCGACACTATTGAAGACGTATTAGAACCCTTTCTGATTCAACAGGGATATTTACAACGCACCTCGCGTGGCCGCATTGCGACTCGTCAGTGTTATGAGCATTTTGGCCTCAAGGCGCCAAGCAGCTCTGCAAACCTCGATTTGCTCGACTAA
- the tyrS gene encoding tyrosine--tRNA ligase codes for MSTKPYPVTPRVLEAMEVTKRGCEELLVEADWLQKLARSEATRKPLRIKLGLDPTAPDIHLGHTVVLNKLRQLQDLGHTVIFLIGDFTSMIGDPSGRNSTRPPLTPEEIAVNAKTYYQQASIILDPSKTEVRYNSEWCDALGARGMITLAAKYTVARMLERDDFTKRYRGGVPISVHEFLYPLMQGYDSVALQSDLELGGTDQKFNLLVGRELQKEYGQEPQCILTMPLLVGLDGVEKMSKSKGNYIGINEPANEMFGKVMSISDELMWSYFTLLSFRPMAEIDLMRQEVAAGRNPRDCKVLLGQEIVARFHSQVAAEKALEDFNHRAKGGIPDDIPTLELTGAPLGIAALLKAANLVPSTSEANRNIEQHGVRIDGSVVSDKTLKLEPGTYVVQVGKRRFAKVTLLK; via the coding sequence ATGAGCACAAAACCCTATCCGGTAACCCCACGCGTTCTTGAGGCTATGGAAGTTACCAAGCGTGGCTGTGAGGAGTTATTGGTCGAGGCAGATTGGTTGCAAAAATTAGCGCGCAGCGAAGCAACCCGCAAACCCTTACGAATTAAATTGGGCCTGGATCCAACTGCACCGGATATTCATTTGGGGCATACGGTTGTTCTAAACAAGCTACGTCAGCTACAAGATCTAGGTCATACCGTCATTTTCTTGATTGGCGACTTTACCAGCATGATTGGCGATCCGTCTGGGCGCAATAGCACCCGTCCGCCATTAACCCCAGAAGAGATTGCAGTCAATGCAAAAACGTATTATCAGCAAGCTAGCATCATCTTAGATCCCAGTAAAACGGAAGTACGTTACAACAGCGAGTGGTGCGATGCCTTAGGCGCGCGCGGCATGATAACGTTGGCGGCTAAATACACGGTGGCTCGGATGCTAGAGCGCGATGACTTTACCAAGCGCTATCGGGGTGGTGTGCCGATTTCGGTGCACGAGTTTTTGTATCCACTCATGCAGGGTTATGACTCAGTGGCCTTACAAAGTGATTTAGAGCTTGGGGGCACCGATCAAAAATTTAATCTTCTCGTCGGGCGCGAATTACAAAAAGAGTATGGCCAAGAGCCGCAATGCATCTTGACTATGCCTCTTTTGGTGGGTCTTGATGGGGTTGAGAAGATGAGTAAGTCCAAGGGCAATTACATCGGTATCAACGAGCCCGCCAATGAGATGTTTGGCAAGGTGATGAGTATTTCCGATGAGCTCATGTGGAGCTACTTCACATTATTGTCATTTAGACCGATGGCCGAAATCGATCTCATGAGGCAAGAGGTGGCGGCGGGTCGAAATCCGCGGGATTGCAAAGTGTTATTGGGTCAAGAGATTGTGGCCCGTTTTCATTCGCAGGTAGCTGCAGAGAAGGCGCTGGAAGACTTTAATCATCGCGCCAAAGGCGGAATACCCGACGATATTCCTACGCTTGAGTTAACGGGGGCTCCGCTCGGTATTGCTGCTCTTTTGAAGGCTGCTAATTTGGTGCCATCGACCTCGGAGGCGAACCGCAATATTGAGCAACATGGTGTACGGATTGATGGATCAGTTGTGAGTGATAAGACCCTGAAATTGGAACCCGGCACTTATGTGGTTCAAGTTGGTAAGCGCCGCTTTGCCAAAGTGACGCTCTTAAAATAA
- a CDS encoding anhydro-N-acetylmuramic acid kinase: protein MNSNQANASSSLWIGLMSGTSLDGIDAVLAEIDATGKARLIQSHSVGFDADLRSELAELQFACSNELHREHLAANALANAYAQVCQELLRIQNIQPSAVSAIGAHGQTLRHQPASDPLKSYTHQSLNAALLAELTGIKVIANFRARDMAAGGQGAPLVPAFHREQFYDPLENRAILNIGGIANLTILPASGEVTGFDCGPGNLLLDAWVHHHLGRAFDDDGRWASTGKPNSELLARMLQDPYFAKHPPKSTGRDHFNLQWLNSLMTGLSIAPEDVQATLLQLTIDSTLGALRSFASNTQTLIVCGGGVKNIALLELLKIQARHQLPNLRIASSAQFGIDPQLVEGLAFAWLAWAFMQKRPANVPAVTGAKGLRILGTLYPV, encoded by the coding sequence TTGAATTCTAATCAAGCAAACGCCTCGAGCTCTCTATGGATTGGGCTCATGTCGGGAACCAGCCTCGATGGTATCGATGCAGTCTTGGCCGAAATCGATGCTACTGGCAAAGCCCGACTGATTCAGTCGCATAGTGTTGGTTTTGATGCGGACCTGAGATCGGAGCTTGCCGAATTGCAATTTGCTTGCAGCAACGAGCTTCACCGCGAACACCTTGCAGCCAACGCGCTTGCCAATGCCTATGCACAGGTATGTCAAGAGCTGTTGCGGATTCAAAATATCCAACCAAGTGCAGTCAGTGCAATTGGTGCCCATGGGCAAACACTGCGTCATCAACCCGCTTCTGATCCGCTTAAAAGCTATACCCATCAGAGCCTAAATGCAGCCTTATTGGCTGAACTCACCGGAATCAAGGTCATTGCTAATTTTCGTGCGCGCGATATGGCCGCTGGTGGCCAAGGTGCACCTCTAGTACCCGCCTTTCATCGTGAGCAGTTTTATGATCCCCTTGAAAATCGCGCCATTTTGAACATTGGTGGGATTGCTAATTTAACGATTCTTCCAGCATCCGGTGAAGTAACTGGTTTTGATTGTGGGCCAGGTAATTTATTACTCGATGCCTGGGTGCATCATCATCTTGGAAGAGCGTTTGACGATGACGGGCGGTGGGCCAGTACGGGTAAACCCAATTCAGAACTCTTAGCACGGATGTTACAAGATCCTTACTTTGCAAAGCATCCTCCAAAGAGTACGGGGCGTGACCACTTTAATTTGCAATGGCTAAACAGTTTGATGACAGGGCTCTCGATTGCCCCTGAAGATGTTCAAGCTACCCTCTTGCAGCTCACGATTGATAGCACCCTTGGTGCATTGCGATCGTTTGCAAGCAATACTCAGACCCTAATCGTGTGCGGGGGCGGTGTTAAGAATATTGCCTTACTTGAGCTTCTTAAAATTCAGGCGCGTCATCAACTACCGAACCTAAGGATTGCGTCATCAGCCCAATTTGGGATTGATCCCCAGTTGGTCGAAGGTCTCGCGTTTGCCTGGCTAGCCTGGGCCTTCATGCAAAAACGGCCAGCAAATGTGCCGGCCGTCACTGGAGCAAAAGGTTTACGAATCCTTGGGACGCTCTACCCCGTCTGA